From Corvus cornix cornix isolate S_Up_H32 chromosome 5, ASM73873v5, whole genome shotgun sequence, the proteins below share one genomic window:
- the MIA2 gene encoding melanoma inhibitory activity protein 2 isoform X1: MSRILDQRILLLVISFLASVQSTKVLSEWKKCGDPECEKAMSRVQATTDYLGPDCRYLNFKTGEEIMVYSKLSRKNENLWTGSKGKDFGYFPRDAVKVEEVLIGEEVEVLTKETDFLCLHEDKYTFENEDNTLYDYNKESEYSLSDAEPKLHENELLKHTRDSIQSEERTESVSENDSEESHTQESVNRKLVRKDDTEEPQMQNSLPLEPAQTQSSWISGWFTTESENYEEPLKVITESAEENKYQGRKIEVTAENYLQESNDKEEQEPPASGWFQGGLTNFLYYSEEKEDADLVSEKNDPQIHKVPGVPEHSNTEQETTVTEVLPEKEKSESQESESNWFNLGLSNVLNFGHAEEATIATEDQRSRQTTDQANKYEEEQTLDQKELHMDKESKETVKAATDEENYAQVTDSNSNRPSPGEIPASVHTLNDTKNTSISTESPFDILTCDKDKPIDPYSSEEDLVSESQVLKNTEAEKKNQESERRHGQSGVGRRKLLEETPEKEHEMIVAVDSGRDSDQDSKATAITSVNSEIKMDSSVADSEADVKKSFSDAIQNYVPSNEGGWIYQILLCLNALEIRETIKSASSAVMIIIKTAVASLPEDMRPGPDLYGFPWEIVICGGIVGALTIFLFLYRSYQSVRSRLYVGREKQLANKIAELVEEKCKILEKLSICKKEFEDLQLSLKDGNIMKESTDTSFFEEIHEKLNKSNLKLNEEIENLEKELEEEKSKQSENDTLVAEIQEKVESLENEEKSIQSQIDEAKSTLKVYQINTERLKTSVQDAVDENSHLQESEKQLLQEAEGWGERFSELNEQTKMFESSKADVEEVLKNKESQIKSLTQYILNMKDWSSAIREDGDTEDNHWDTDIKGETENGEHLDDKQKRTVKKLIYAAKLNACLKTMEAERDQMYSKLSDENKAKGELTERIENLQSQQASLRSENERFESEVQKLQQKLKVMTELYQENEMKLHRRLTVEERERLQKEEKLSKVDEKIIHAAEELNSYRERAKDLEEELERTIRSYENQITSHEKKAHDNWLTARAAERHLNDIKKENAHNRQKLTEAEFKLELLEKDPYALDVPMRPFGREHSPYGPSPMGRPSSETRTFLSPPTLLEGPLRLSPMLPGGGGGGGRGSRGPTAVYEAGSERGELNSDRLTDPHRPPSDTGSLSPPWERERRIILPPPGEPYADPVLPARRQERFFPNPPNTGRLSGPAELRTYNVQSFDKTDGQTSSEHSPQTEPSGDGMKDHSNFSNSLPDQSLAPESEAVISGFAPLPFPPVRPPLMPVDPRAPPVPFMRRGPPFPPPPPAGMYGPRECFPVRDFGPPRPPLPIRNPFPMRPYPHYPPQRPGFLPPPPPPENRVEPSQSNPSAVEQPEPQQET, from the exons ATGTCAAGGATCTTGGATCAGAGAATTCTGTTGttagtaatttcatttttagcaaGTGTGCAGAGTACAAAGGTACTTTCAGAATGGAAGAAGTGTGGTGATCCAGAATGTGAGA AGGCAATGAGCCGAGTTCAAGCCACTACAGACTACTTAGGACCTGATTGCCGGTATCTTAACTTCAAAACAGGGGAGGAGATCATGGTATACTCCAAactttcaaggaaaaatgaaaacttgtgGACAGGAAGT aaaggaaaggattttgGATATTTCCCAAGAGATGCTGTGAAGGTTGAGGAAGTTTTAATTGGAGAAGAAGTTGAAGTGCTTACTAAG GAAACGGATTTCCTTTGTCTTCATGAAGATAAGTacacttttgaaaatgaagacaaCACATTATATGATTACAACAAAGAAAGTGAATATTCATTGTCTGATGCAGAACCAAAGCTGCATGAAAATGAACTCTTAAAACATACAAGAGACTCCATACAAAGTGAAGAAAGAACTGAATCAGTTTCTGAAAATGACTCAGAGGAATCTCACACTCAAGAATCTGTAAACAGAAAGTTGGTTAGAAAAGACGACACTGAAGAGCCACAAATGCAAAACAGTCTCCCACTAGAACCTGCTCAAACTCAGTCCAGTTGGATTTCAGGATGGTTTAccacagaaagtgaaaattatGAAGAGCCCTTAAAAGTCATTACTGaatctgcagaagaaaataaataccaaggcaGAAAAATAGAGGTAACAGCTGAAAACTATTTACAGGAGTCAAATGATAAGGAGGAACAAGAACCCCCTGCATCTGGTTGGTTTCAAGGTGGACTGACAAACTTTCTGTATTacagtgaagagaaagaagatgCTGATTtggtatcagaaaaaaatgatcCACAAATCCATAAAGTTCCTGGTGTGCCTGAGCATTCTAATACTGAACAGGAAACAACAGTCACTGAGGTAttgccagaaaaagaaaagagcgAAAGCCAAGAATCCGAATCAAACTGGTTTAATTTGGGTTTAAGTAATGTTCTTAATTTTGGCCATGCTGAGGAAGCTACAATTGCTACAGAGGACCAGAGGAGCAGACAAACAACGGATCAAGCAAATAAGtatgaggaagagcagactttAGACCAGAAAGAATTACATATGGACAAAGAATCAAAGGAAACAGTTAAGGCAGCGACAGATGAAGAGAATTATGCACAAGTAACAGATTCAAACAGTAACAGGCCAAGTCCTGGGGAGATACCAGCAAGTGTACATACTCTTAATGACACCAAAAACACCTCAATTAGCACAGAATCACCTTTTGATATATTAACATGTGACAAAGATAAACCAATTGACCCTTACAGTTCAGAAGAAGACTTGGTATCAGAAAGCCAAGTGCTGAAAAACActgaagctgaaaagaaaaatcaggagtCAGAAAGAAGACATGGCCAATCAG GAGTAGGCAGAAGAAAGCTACTAGAAGAAACACCAGAGAAGGAACATGAAATGATTGTAGCTGTAGACAGTGGACGTGACAGTGATCAAGATTCAAAAGCAACAGCCATAACTTcagtaaattctgaaataaaaatggacaGTTCAGTAGCTGACTCTGAAGCTGATGTCAAAAAGTCTTTCTCTGATGCCATCCAGAACTATGTTCCAAGTAATG AAGGAGGCTGGATATATCAGATACTTCTGTGCTTGAATGCACTTGAGATCagagaaacaataaaatctGCATCGTCAGCAGTGATGATTATCATCAAAACG GCTGTGGCTTCACTGCCTGAAGATATGAGACCTGGCCCTGATCTGTATGGTTTCCCATGGGAAATAGTGATTTGTGGTGGCATTGTTGGAGCCTTGACAATTTTCTTGTTCCTGTACAGAAGTTACCAATCA gttAGAAGTCGACTTTATGTAG gaagggaaaaacagcTTGCCAATAAAATTGCTGAACTAgttgaagaaaaatgcaaaattcttgAAAAACTCAGCATCTGCAAAAAAGAG tttgaagaTTTACAGTTGTCTCTGAAGGATGGTAACATTATGAAAGAATCAACAGACACATCTTTTTTTGAG gaaatacatgaaaaacTGAACAAGTCAAACTTGAAACTCAATGAGGAAATAGAGAATCTAGAAAAagaactggaagaagaaaaatctaagCAGTCAGAAAATGACACCTTG GTGGCTGAAATTCAGGAGAAAGTGGAGTCTTtagagaatgaagaaaaatctatcCAGTCACAAATTGATGAG GCCAAATCTACCCTAAAAGTGTATCAGATTAATACTGAGAGACTCAAGACATCCGTTCAAGATGCAGTAGATGAAaacagccatctccaggaaagtgAGAAACAG CTTTTACAGGAAGCTGAAGGATGGGGTGAACGATTTAGTGAACTAAATGAACAAACAAAGATGTTTGAATCATCTAAAGCAGATGTagaagaagttttaaaaaataaggagaGCCAAATCAAG TCGCTGACACAGTATATACTGAATATGAAAGACTGGAGTTCAGCAATACGAGAAGATGGTGACACTGAAGACAATCACTGGGACACAGATATAAAGGGTGAAACAGAGAATGGAGAGCACTTAG ATGATAAGCAAAAAAGAACTGTAAAGAAATTGATCTATGCTGCAAAG TTAAATGCTTGTTTAAAGACCATGGAAGCAGAAAGAGACCAAATGTATTCAAAACTGTCTGATGAAAATAAAGCTAAAGGAGAACTTACAG AACGCATAGAAAACCTTCAAAGTCAACAAGCTTCCTTGCGGTCTGAAAATGAACGTTTTGAAAGTGAAGTTCAAAAGCTTCAGCAGAAACTTAAAGTAATGACTGAGCTTtatcaagaaaatgaaatgaaactaCACAG GAGGTTGACAGTAGAAGAGAGGGAACGTctacagaaggaagaaaagctttctaaagtagatgaaaaaattattcatgcTGCTGAAGAACTTAACAGCTACAG GGAGCGAGCAAAGGATCTTgaagaagagctggagagaacCATTCGTTCTTATGAGAATCAG ATTACTTCACATGAGAAAAAAGCTCATGATAATTGG CTGACAGCCCGAGCAGCTGAAAGACACCTCAatgatataaaaaaagaaaatgcacataACAGACAAAA ATTAACTGAAGCAGAATTTAAACTTGAACTTTTAGAAAAAGACCCTTATGCTCTCGATGTTCCAATGAGACCATTTGGCAGAG AGCATTCCCCATATGGACCCTCACCAATGGGCCGGCCTTCATCTGAAACAAgaacttttctttcccctccaaCTTTATTGGAGGGTCCTTTAAGGCTTTCACCTATGCTTccaggtggaggaggaggaggaggaagag GATCCAGAGGACCAACTGCCGTGTACGAAGCTGGTAGTGAAAGAGGAGAGCTGAATTCTGATAGATTGACTGATCCCCACAGACCACCATCAGATACTGGATCCCTGTCTCCTCCTTGGGAAAGAGAACGCAGGATAATTCTGCCTCCACCAG GTGAGCCTTATGCTGATCCAGTTCTTCCTGCTCGAAGACAAGAGAGATTTTTCCCTAATCCTCCAAATACTGGAAGACTTTCTGGACCAGCAGAACTACGAACTTACAATGTGCAGTCTTTTGATAAAACAG ATGGACAAACATCTTCAGAACATAGTCCACAAACAGAACCAAGTGGAGATGGGATGAAGGATCATTCTAACTTTAGT AACTCGCTCCCCGATCAGTCGCTGGCACCTGAAAGTGAAGCTGTCATTTCAGGGTTTGCacccctgcctttccctccagTCAGACCTCCATTGATGCCTGTGGATCCTAGAGCACCACCAGTACCTTTCATGAGACGAGgacctccttttcctccccctcctcctgctggcaTGTACGGGCCACGGGAATGCTTTCCAGTACGAGACTTTGGGCCTCCGCGCCCTCCGCTGCCAA TAAGAAACCCATTTCCAATGAGACCTTATCCTCACTATCCACCTCAACGACCTGGATTTTTgcctccaccacctcctcctgAAAATAGAGTTGAACCATCTCAGTCAAATCCATCAGCTGTAGAACAACCAGAACCACAGCAGGAGACTTGA
- the MIA2 gene encoding melanoma inhibitory activity protein 2 isoform X2: MEAAGAAREAVASLPEDMRPGPDLYGFPWEIVICGGIVGALTIFLFLYRSYQSVRSRLYVGREKQLANKIAELVEEKCKILEKLSICKKEFEDLQLSLKDGNIMKESTDTSFFEEIHEKLNKSNLKLNEEIENLEKELEEEKSKQSENDTLVAEIQEKVESLENEEKSIQSQIDEAKSTLKVYQINTERLKTSVQDAVDENSHLQESEKQLLQEAEGWGERFSELNEQTKMFESSKADVEEVLKNKESQIKSLTQYILNMKDWSSAIREDGDTEDNHWDTDIKGETENGEHLDDKQKRTVKKLIYAAKLNACLKTMEAERDQMYSKLSDENKAKGELTERIENLQSQQASLRSENERFESEVQKLQQKLKVMTELYQENEMKLHRRLTVEERERLQKEEKLSKVDEKIIHAAEELNSYRERAKDLEEELERTIRSYENQITSHEKKAHDNWLTARAAERHLNDIKKENAHNRQKLTEAEFKLELLEKDPYALDVPMRPFGREHSPYGPSPMGRPSSETRTFLSPPTLLEGPLRLSPMLPGGGGGGGRGSRGPTAVYEAGSERGELNSDRLTDPHRPPSDTGSLSPPWERERRIILPPPGEPYADPVLPARRQERFFPNPPNTGRLSGPAELRTYNVQSFDKTDGQTSSEHSPQTEPSGDGMKDHSNFSNSLPDQSLAPESEAVISGFAPLPFPPVRPPLMPVDPRAPPVPFMRRGPPFPPPPPAGMYGPRECFPVRDFGPPRPPLPIRNPFPMRPYPHYPPQRPGFLPPPPPPENRVEPSQSNPSAVEQPEPQQET, from the exons ATGGAGGCGGCCGGCGCCGCACGGGAG GCTGTGGCTTCACTGCCTGAAGATATGAGACCTGGCCCTGATCTGTATGGTTTCCCATGGGAAATAGTGATTTGTGGTGGCATTGTTGGAGCCTTGACAATTTTCTTGTTCCTGTACAGAAGTTACCAATCA gttAGAAGTCGACTTTATGTAG gaagggaaaaacagcTTGCCAATAAAATTGCTGAACTAgttgaagaaaaatgcaaaattcttgAAAAACTCAGCATCTGCAAAAAAGAG tttgaagaTTTACAGTTGTCTCTGAAGGATGGTAACATTATGAAAGAATCAACAGACACATCTTTTTTTGAG gaaatacatgaaaaacTGAACAAGTCAAACTTGAAACTCAATGAGGAAATAGAGAATCTAGAAAAagaactggaagaagaaaaatctaagCAGTCAGAAAATGACACCTTG GTGGCTGAAATTCAGGAGAAAGTGGAGTCTTtagagaatgaagaaaaatctatcCAGTCACAAATTGATGAG GCCAAATCTACCCTAAAAGTGTATCAGATTAATACTGAGAGACTCAAGACATCCGTTCAAGATGCAGTAGATGAAaacagccatctccaggaaagtgAGAAACAG CTTTTACAGGAAGCTGAAGGATGGGGTGAACGATTTAGTGAACTAAATGAACAAACAAAGATGTTTGAATCATCTAAAGCAGATGTagaagaagttttaaaaaataaggagaGCCAAATCAAG TCGCTGACACAGTATATACTGAATATGAAAGACTGGAGTTCAGCAATACGAGAAGATGGTGACACTGAAGACAATCACTGGGACACAGATATAAAGGGTGAAACAGAGAATGGAGAGCACTTAG ATGATAAGCAAAAAAGAACTGTAAAGAAATTGATCTATGCTGCAAAG TTAAATGCTTGTTTAAAGACCATGGAAGCAGAAAGAGACCAAATGTATTCAAAACTGTCTGATGAAAATAAAGCTAAAGGAGAACTTACAG AACGCATAGAAAACCTTCAAAGTCAACAAGCTTCCTTGCGGTCTGAAAATGAACGTTTTGAAAGTGAAGTTCAAAAGCTTCAGCAGAAACTTAAAGTAATGACTGAGCTTtatcaagaaaatgaaatgaaactaCACAG GAGGTTGACAGTAGAAGAGAGGGAACGTctacagaaggaagaaaagctttctaaagtagatgaaaaaattattcatgcTGCTGAAGAACTTAACAGCTACAG GGAGCGAGCAAAGGATCTTgaagaagagctggagagaacCATTCGTTCTTATGAGAATCAG ATTACTTCACATGAGAAAAAAGCTCATGATAATTGG CTGACAGCCCGAGCAGCTGAAAGACACCTCAatgatataaaaaaagaaaatgcacataACAGACAAAA ATTAACTGAAGCAGAATTTAAACTTGAACTTTTAGAAAAAGACCCTTATGCTCTCGATGTTCCAATGAGACCATTTGGCAGAG AGCATTCCCCATATGGACCCTCACCAATGGGCCGGCCTTCATCTGAAACAAgaacttttctttcccctccaaCTTTATTGGAGGGTCCTTTAAGGCTTTCACCTATGCTTccaggtggaggaggaggaggaggaagag GATCCAGAGGACCAACTGCCGTGTACGAAGCTGGTAGTGAAAGAGGAGAGCTGAATTCTGATAGATTGACTGATCCCCACAGACCACCATCAGATACTGGATCCCTGTCTCCTCCTTGGGAAAGAGAACGCAGGATAATTCTGCCTCCACCAG GTGAGCCTTATGCTGATCCAGTTCTTCCTGCTCGAAGACAAGAGAGATTTTTCCCTAATCCTCCAAATACTGGAAGACTTTCTGGACCAGCAGAACTACGAACTTACAATGTGCAGTCTTTTGATAAAACAG ATGGACAAACATCTTCAGAACATAGTCCACAAACAGAACCAAGTGGAGATGGGATGAAGGATCATTCTAACTTTAGT AACTCGCTCCCCGATCAGTCGCTGGCACCTGAAAGTGAAGCTGTCATTTCAGGGTTTGCacccctgcctttccctccagTCAGACCTCCATTGATGCCTGTGGATCCTAGAGCACCACCAGTACCTTTCATGAGACGAGgacctccttttcctccccctcctcctgctggcaTGTACGGGCCACGGGAATGCTTTCCAGTACGAGACTTTGGGCCTCCGCGCCCTCCGCTGCCAA TAAGAAACCCATTTCCAATGAGACCTTATCCTCACTATCCACCTCAACGACCTGGATTTTTgcctccaccacctcctcctgAAAATAGAGTTGAACCATCTCAGTCAAATCCATCAGCTGTAGAACAACCAGAACCACAGCAGGAGACTTGA
- the MIA2 gene encoding melanoma inhibitory activity protein 2 isoform X3 has translation MRPGPDLYGFPWEIVICGGIVGALTIFLFLYRSYQSVRSRLYVGREKQLANKIAELVEEKCKILEKLSICKKEFEDLQLSLKDGNIMKESTDTSFFEEIHEKLNKSNLKLNEEIENLEKELEEEKSKQSENDTLVAEIQEKVESLENEEKSIQSQIDEAKSTLKVYQINTERLKTSVQDAVDENSHLQESEKQLLQEAEGWGERFSELNEQTKMFESSKADVEEVLKNKESQIKSLTQYILNMKDWSSAIREDGDTEDNHWDTDIKGETENGEHLDDKQKRTVKKLIYAAKLNACLKTMEAERDQMYSKLSDENKAKGELTERIENLQSQQASLRSENERFESEVQKLQQKLKVMTELYQENEMKLHRRLTVEERERLQKEEKLSKVDEKIIHAAEELNSYRERAKDLEEELERTIRSYENQITSHEKKAHDNWLTARAAERHLNDIKKENAHNRQKLTEAEFKLELLEKDPYALDVPMRPFGREHSPYGPSPMGRPSSETRTFLSPPTLLEGPLRLSPMLPGGGGGGGRGSRGPTAVYEAGSERGELNSDRLTDPHRPPSDTGSLSPPWERERRIILPPPGEPYADPVLPARRQERFFPNPPNTGRLSGPAELRTYNVQSFDKTDGQTSSEHSPQTEPSGDGMKDHSNFSNSLPDQSLAPESEAVISGFAPLPFPPVRPPLMPVDPRAPPVPFMRRGPPFPPPPPAGMYGPRECFPVRDFGPPRPPLPIRNPFPMRPYPHYPPQRPGFLPPPPPPENRVEPSQSNPSAVEQPEPQQET, from the exons ATGAGACCTGGCCCTGATCTGTATGGTTTCCCATGGGAAATAGTGATTTGTGGTGGCATTGTTGGAGCCTTGACAATTTTCTTGTTCCTGTACAGAAGTTACCAATCA gttAGAAGTCGACTTTATGTAG gaagggaaaaacagcTTGCCAATAAAATTGCTGAACTAgttgaagaaaaatgcaaaattcttgAAAAACTCAGCATCTGCAAAAAAGAG tttgaagaTTTACAGTTGTCTCTGAAGGATGGTAACATTATGAAAGAATCAACAGACACATCTTTTTTTGAG gaaatacatgaaaaacTGAACAAGTCAAACTTGAAACTCAATGAGGAAATAGAGAATCTAGAAAAagaactggaagaagaaaaatctaagCAGTCAGAAAATGACACCTTG GTGGCTGAAATTCAGGAGAAAGTGGAGTCTTtagagaatgaagaaaaatctatcCAGTCACAAATTGATGAG GCCAAATCTACCCTAAAAGTGTATCAGATTAATACTGAGAGACTCAAGACATCCGTTCAAGATGCAGTAGATGAAaacagccatctccaggaaagtgAGAAACAG CTTTTACAGGAAGCTGAAGGATGGGGTGAACGATTTAGTGAACTAAATGAACAAACAAAGATGTTTGAATCATCTAAAGCAGATGTagaagaagttttaaaaaataaggagaGCCAAATCAAG TCGCTGACACAGTATATACTGAATATGAAAGACTGGAGTTCAGCAATACGAGAAGATGGTGACACTGAAGACAATCACTGGGACACAGATATAAAGGGTGAAACAGAGAATGGAGAGCACTTAG ATGATAAGCAAAAAAGAACTGTAAAGAAATTGATCTATGCTGCAAAG TTAAATGCTTGTTTAAAGACCATGGAAGCAGAAAGAGACCAAATGTATTCAAAACTGTCTGATGAAAATAAAGCTAAAGGAGAACTTACAG AACGCATAGAAAACCTTCAAAGTCAACAAGCTTCCTTGCGGTCTGAAAATGAACGTTTTGAAAGTGAAGTTCAAAAGCTTCAGCAGAAACTTAAAGTAATGACTGAGCTTtatcaagaaaatgaaatgaaactaCACAG GAGGTTGACAGTAGAAGAGAGGGAACGTctacagaaggaagaaaagctttctaaagtagatgaaaaaattattcatgcTGCTGAAGAACTTAACAGCTACAG GGAGCGAGCAAAGGATCTTgaagaagagctggagagaacCATTCGTTCTTATGAGAATCAG ATTACTTCACATGAGAAAAAAGCTCATGATAATTGG CTGACAGCCCGAGCAGCTGAAAGACACCTCAatgatataaaaaaagaaaatgcacataACAGACAAAA ATTAACTGAAGCAGAATTTAAACTTGAACTTTTAGAAAAAGACCCTTATGCTCTCGATGTTCCAATGAGACCATTTGGCAGAG AGCATTCCCCATATGGACCCTCACCAATGGGCCGGCCTTCATCTGAAACAAgaacttttctttcccctccaaCTTTATTGGAGGGTCCTTTAAGGCTTTCACCTATGCTTccaggtggaggaggaggaggaggaagag GATCCAGAGGACCAACTGCCGTGTACGAAGCTGGTAGTGAAAGAGGAGAGCTGAATTCTGATAGATTGACTGATCCCCACAGACCACCATCAGATACTGGATCCCTGTCTCCTCCTTGGGAAAGAGAACGCAGGATAATTCTGCCTCCACCAG GTGAGCCTTATGCTGATCCAGTTCTTCCTGCTCGAAGACAAGAGAGATTTTTCCCTAATCCTCCAAATACTGGAAGACTTTCTGGACCAGCAGAACTACGAACTTACAATGTGCAGTCTTTTGATAAAACAG ATGGACAAACATCTTCAGAACATAGTCCACAAACAGAACCAAGTGGAGATGGGATGAAGGATCATTCTAACTTTAGT AACTCGCTCCCCGATCAGTCGCTGGCACCTGAAAGTGAAGCTGTCATTTCAGGGTTTGCacccctgcctttccctccagTCAGACCTCCATTGATGCCTGTGGATCCTAGAGCACCACCAGTACCTTTCATGAGACGAGgacctccttttcctccccctcctcctgctggcaTGTACGGGCCACGGGAATGCTTTCCAGTACGAGACTTTGGGCCTCCGCGCCCTCCGCTGCCAA TAAGAAACCCATTTCCAATGAGACCTTATCCTCACTATCCACCTCAACGACCTGGATTTTTgcctccaccacctcctcctgAAAATAGAGTTGAACCATCTCAGTCAAATCCATCAGCTGTAGAACAACCAGAACCACAGCAGGAGACTTGA